In Periophthalmus magnuspinnatus isolate fPerMag1 chromosome 9, fPerMag1.2.pri, whole genome shotgun sequence, the sequence CTCAGGGGCTGGAATACTTCAGACACTGTGTTTCATTGGAGCATCCACACAACATTATGAAACACGGGCATATAAAGAGAAAAACAGAATTGCAAACTGTTGTGAGTCACTGTTCTCACTGCGTTGAGACATTGAAGTTTAAAGTTCTGACCACTCATTGAGCACAGTGGAACAACGATGGGTTTTTGCCCATGTGAACCTAAAACATCCACCAAACCCTATAAAATCTAAGAGTACGGAAGGTAgacaataaaataagacaaaaactgtgataaaacattattattttgaaaggaaCATGACACAGCAGGCCGCCTCGTTTGTGCGTCTCATGTGCAAAGGGCTAGTGCGCAGCGAAGAGGGGGGCGAGGAAGGGCGCGAGGAGGGAGTCCGGAGCACAATGGCACAGGAAGTAGACAGGGGCAACGCTGATGGGTGCAACTGCCGCCCGTCTGGGAccataataaaaacacccatgGGACACAAATAATCCTACAAAATAATCCCACAACAGGAAGCggctcacacacagacagagagcaCGGGGGAGACCTAGAGTCTGAGTTGAACTGACAgttggtgtgtttgtgtttgtgtttgtgttttgtttcagagcGCTGCAGCCGCCCCCAGCCCTGTCCTCGGCAGTCTGCCCCCAGGAGAGGGCATGCCAGTGGGCCCTGTGCCACCGGGATTCTTTCAGGTATTGCACACAATATATATTCGAGAGGTTaagttcagttcaatttattaTAGTGCGAGGtctatatatgtacagtatatatggtatgatatatttaaatgataaaatatgttCCTACAATGAATCCTACCCAACGCTCCTGATGAAAATGACTGTAAATGTTTGAAATACTGTTCAAAAAACCCTTAATATAGGAGATTTTTCTGAATCTGAAATGTGACCTATTGAGTTTTTTATATTAGTACATCCACGTTAATGTCACATATACAAACAgcaccattttatttattttgatcgATTAGTTTAACATGAATTAGTGAACAAACTAGAGCTGGGTGATATGAGATGCTTTTACTCACAGATGATTGGCCGTAGATTTCCAAAGGctcaagctgatcattgacaattagaaatgactcaATCTCAATCTTGATTCAAATTCGATTATTGCACAGTCctagaacaacaaaaaaaaacaggcgaGCCGTTATAACATAGACTAATCATCACAGAAGCAGATTAGCACGCTGTCTGTTGTAACCACTTATGGGCGTCACAAAAGAAAATCTAACTGGACAAACTTATCTCCAGACACATAAAGCCTCAGTCTCTGCCCAAACACTCTGAGCGCTGTACATTGATTAGACGTCATTATCGGTCCATGTCAGACTGTAGCTTTTGACACGGGATCAGTAGACTTTATCAGCTTTTTCTTCACTCGCTCTCAAAACACAAATTTGAAGCTAAACAGATATTTTTTAATAGATAGATTGTTCCTTGAAAGTATTGTCAGATCTGATTAAACCAGTTTGAGTCAGAATCACTGTGCTATGAACTAGATACACAAGTATGTTCTCAAACTTATGAGAACACAACTGTTGATTAAGTGAACTAGTGCTTTGTACTCTGTTGTAATTATACAAAATGACCTTAGAAGAAATGTTTGAAAGAAATGCCTAAAGGACAAGAGAATCTAGTGAGGGGAGGTGGACCATTGCCATCTAGTGATAACATCTGGTAGTACATGTAGGCACAGCTGGGGTTTCTGATTGCTATTGGCCTTTAGCAGAAATACTGACACTCattatttgattttcttttttgtttacatttcctaGCCCTTTATGTCACCACGTTATGCCGGAGGACCCAGACCGCCGCTCAGATTACCCAGTCAGGTAAGAACCACATCTGCAGAAGTTGTTTAAAATTTGATTTGCAGTAAAATCATACACTGCAGAACATGGCTTGAATTCACAACATCAGTATATCATGATTTCACTAGTTTAGGTGCTAAAGTGCTTTTACCTTTTTGACAGATCGGTTTTTACATCAAGTTATTATCCTAAAACCATTCAGAAGTGTAATTAAAAAGTGAATAATTCCAAAACGATTAAATCTAACTCATGCTAAAGAttcttttttgcagtgttttactGCCCATCAGCAACAAGGCAGCACTTATGACTGCTAAAAGTGTAGACTGTTAAAAGGATTGCATTTATGGATATGGATTTTGCATGCAGGCGCTGGGAGGGGTCCCTGGCGGCCAGCCAATGCTACCAAGTGGAATGGACCCAACAAGACAACCAGGTGCTTACTACATTGTACTTGGCTTTTGTGTATCATTTGGACTACAAATATTTTCAGAAGTTTGTtataactgaaaaactaaatgTTTTCAGGACATCCAAATATGGGTGGCCCAATGCAGAGGATGACTCCGCCCAGAGGCATGGTCCCTCTGGGGCCACAGGTAAAAGACCTCATGCTCGATGTATGTACAGTGTGTAAGTGTAGCTGATGAGTCTATGGTCTGAAGCAAAGCAAATGAGACACTTTTATTTTCAGAACTACGGCAGTGGCATGAGACCACCTCTCAACGCTCTGGTCGGGCCGGGTATGCCGGGTATGAACATGTGAGTTTATGTTTTGACTTCTTAAATGAAACCTATTATTGCTCTAAAGAAGAAAGAATCATTAAGAAACATGTTCTTTGATTGTTCTGAATCAAAAAATTGGgtgtaaaaacattcaaataattAATAAAGTTAATTATTCATAATGGACTCTGGTGATTGGTGAGACATGTGATTGCTTTGGAGTGGGCAGATGGAGGATTacatcagaaaagtcacataaaaaTAGTGGGTGACCTTAGAGTGAATGGGAGaagtttgtctttgttttagCATCAATGTTCCAGTAAAAAACATTGCATCAGAACAATATGTGATTGTTTCTTCATAAGGAAGGAAATGAAACAAGTTTTGTGTGCGATGATGAAAAAACTTTGCTTATTCAGAAATAATACAAGTTGCTTAAGCCtctaaaatgaaattaattacAGCAAATAAAGTAGGATTAAGTTAAAACACAACTGTGTGTCTTTCAGGGGACCTGGGGTGGGGAGACCATGGCCAAATCCTTCAAACGCCAACTCTGCAAGTGCCACCAtaaaatatttgacattttggtTTTGACAGTCATCTGaaatttaacctttttttttctttttttttttttttttttttttttttttttttgcagacacCTTATTCGTCAGCATCCCCTGGGAGTTATGTGGTAAGTGCGTTTTCGATGTTTCATGTTCAAACTATCCCATATctacaaatacattatatttgtgCTATTTTAGGGACCACCAGGAGGGGGCGGCCCACCAGGAACACCCATAATGCCCAGTCCAGCAGGTGTGTTTTCTGTATCTGTACAAAGACCATAGACAATTGTagcaaatacatgaataaaacttttacttttttgtttttagattcaACAAACTCTGGGGATAACATGTACACATTGATAAACACAGCTCCATCTAGTGGAGGCCGAACAAATGTAAGTCAGTATCCTATTGCATCCTTATTTAACTGTCCTTCAACtctaaactctttttttttactgtctctAGTTTCCGATGGGAGCTGGAGGTGAGGGACCTTTGAGCGGCATGGCAGGAATGGAGTCTCATCACATCAATGGTTCATTAGGTACTCAAATGTTTAACGTCTTGttttcacacacatacattgagtttatattacagtttttatttattttaggctCTGGTGATATGGACAGTTTGCCCAAGGTAAAACTTCAAACTGTTATCtgaatatatatatctttttaaatagattttcttgctaaagtgtaaaatatgttattttttattcttatttactgCACAGAACTCTCCTGGTAACCTGAGTATGAGCAACCAACCAGGAACTcccagagaggaaggagagatgggCGGGAATTTCCTTAACCCTTTTCAAAGCGAGAGTGTGAGTTAAGACATTTGACAAATAACAATCACCTTTTTCAATTTAAACCCCAATGCACTTGTTCATCTCATTCATAGTACTCTCCAAATATGACAATGAGTGTGTGAGGATCTGATGAAGGAGTCTTGGGATGGGAGCAGTGCAGAGACCAGATGTCATTTAGACCAGAGTCCACAGCACATACTgagcttcatcttcctctggactATAGACACTGTCCCCATCATGTGTACGACACGTCAGGTCCAATACAGAGACAGTACCCAGGAGCCACATGGAACCAAAAGGAACCCAATGAGAGTGAAGGGGCTCTTTGTATATTTCTATTCAGTGTGTATGTGACTGTTGATACACAATTCAGGCATTTTTTTATAACTTTGCCAAGTTCAAGTCACTAACATATTCTGCATCCTCATGTTTGTCTATAATACTGGGAACATTCAGCTTCATGTTGATATGTTATTGTGGATTCTGGCTTATTtgtgtgacaataacaacacGGAGACGTTAAACAAAGGGAATGTTAGTTACTTTTAAAGGTGCTCCGTGTAACTttgctccacctgcttgtctccgtggattttttgtcttaaattttCCCCGATTTTTCCACAGAATGGcgttaaacttatttattttattgctcaaaattaccttgaaaagcattttactgtgagCGACGTCATCTCTGGTCGACCTGGTGATGTGACCTTCTTGTTTTAATAgtaatatataagtttaatgctatactgtgaaacattccaggcgaaaCAATAACACATCCACGGAGAAAAAGCTGGTGGTAGACCTGCCtctaaaaaaagttacatagtgcaccttaaaacagcttttgttGGTTGTATGGTTGTTTTTTGAGCGAAATGTCTAAATTGAAACCCCACAAACTCCAATCTACTGTCCAAACTGCTGTGCTACAAGTATTGACAATTATAATTCACTGGAGGCCTATGATGCCAGTATTTATCTACTATCAAATCTCACTTGTTGCATTTGACATAACATGGGCAAAAAACTGTAAAGCTGTAAAGGAgaatttgatgtatttattgcaaCTGTGAACTTGCCATATGAAGATTTTGGTTTGTAAAAACTATttcatggcatttttaatatgttgtttggttttgtttttttctactatCCTGGATGTGACATGTTTGTGTACATAGGGTCAGCATAATCCCTCCCGCAAAGTGTACAGCTCACAAATGTAGCTCTTTTGTCTCTGATGTGTatttgatattattatttaaagataAACAAAGACAGACATGGGCCATTCTCAacagctcttttttttctttacatttcaaGCCATAAAGGATGCAGTTGTAAATAGTGTTATGTTTCTTTAGTGTTTATGTGGAACTGCATTTGTGATGTGTTCAGTTTCCcttttttattcttgtattatgtttttttttgtaaatacacACAGTACTTCATGGGTTCTGAATATGCTGGTATAAAGTTTCTTTTCCCTTAAGTGTATGTGCTGTCAATTTCACTGCAGAGATTAAGTGCCTGTAGGTCAACAGTCATGCATTTATTGATCTTTATAGTCATTTCAAAGGGTTGAGAGTAATGTACATGCTTAATAACCGTAAAATCCTCATCTTACAGCAGAGTACACTATGAAGCCAGATGGGTAGCTAAACTGTTTTCTGTATCACGAAGGTGACTGACTTTTCAGCGTGGTTAGATCACTCAAGTAACAGAGGCAGCAGAGCTAAACTGGTCCAGAGCAGGTTAAAAGCCCGAAGACTTAGAGAAGGTCTGTGATCTGTCTCCCTTTTAACGAATGTTACTAAAACTGAAAATGGCCAACCAGTGTGCAAACAGGTTTAACTCACTGATGCTCAAAGGTGCTTTTACGCACAGGTCTTCAGTCCAAAAGTTATTTTACGCACAGGTCTTCAGTCCAAAGGCACGTTTACGCACAGGTCTTCAGTCCAAATGCGCTTTTACGCACAGGTCTTCAGTCCAAAGGCACTTTTACGCACAGGTCTTCAGTCCAAATGCGCTTTTACGCACAGATCTTCCGTCTTTTACGAGATCACTTTCTCTCGTGCTTTAAGAAAAAGTATATCTCCAGATTCACAGGTTTATATTCCATCGTACTGCAGCGCGGATCACGCCTCTCATCCTCCTGGACTTGGCTAAAAATCAGATTTTTGCTCCTGGTTCAGCTGCGCACTAACAGCGGTGTTTATCTTACACACTGCGCATTTATCaggctcctggtttagttcctacTTTACCCTTTGTTTGATGGAGCAGTGAACAAAAGTGTCTTTCATTTTCTAATGTAGACATGTATTACACAGAATTGTCcttttgtttattacagttgTGTCCATACCTGGAGTTTAATTTACTGTAGGCCTTGGTCTTCTAGTtgcttctgtgtttttgtttcttcttcgcGTGACCTTTGCTCTGTCCCTGGTATAAATTTGACCGCTTCTTCCCTTTGTGAATCCAGTATAGATGAGGTCAGTTATCTACTGTAATCCCATGATTTAAGTGTCCTTTTTGTCACTTTGATATATTTCTCAAGTGATCACATAAAGAGTTTCAAAAGCCTTAGAGTAGTCAAAATGGTAGGCCTATATGTAACTGCTAGAGATGTAATTGACAAAACCTTAAATCATGGAGTAATtggacaaaaaacatatttaatattgTCATCATAAAGCTTTTTCACAGACAGATGTGGGTGCTTTCTCCCGAAAGAAGCCGAGTCCAGAAATAAGGTTCCACAGATTTATTGAAGTTTTGAGTGTGAACAGAAATTACTTGAGGTTACAGATTCGGTGTCTCATTCACAAAGatgttgaataaat encodes:
- the ssbp2a gene encoding single-stranded DNA-binding protein 2 isoform X1, translated to MYAKGKSSSVPSDSQAREKLALYVYEYLLHVGAQKSAQTFLSEIRWEKNITLGEPPGFLHSWWCVFWDLYCAAPERRDTCEHSSEAKAFHDYSAAAAPSPVLGSLPPGEGMPVGPVPPGFFQPFMSPRYAGGPRPPLRLPSQALGGVPGGQPMLPSGMDPTRQPGHPNMGGPMQRMTPPRGMVPLGPQVKDLMLDNYGSGMRPPLNALVGPGMPGMNMGPGVGRPWPNPSNANSTPYSSASPGSYVGPPGGGGPPGTPIMPSPADSTNSGDNMYTLINTAPSSGGRTNFPMGAGGEGPLSGMAGMESHHINGSLGSGDMDSLPKNSPGNLSMSNQPGTPREEGEMGGNFLNPFQSESYSPNMTMSV
- the ssbp2a gene encoding single-stranded DNA-binding protein 2 isoform X2 translates to MYAKGKSSSVPSDSQAREKLALYVYEYLLHVGAQKSAQTFLSEIRWEKNITLGEPPGFLHSWWCVFWDLYCAAPERRDTCEHSSEAKAFHDYSAAAAPSPVLGSLPPGEGMPVGPVPPGFFQPFMSPRYAGGPRPPLRLPSQALGGVPGGQPMLPSGMDPTRQPGHPNMGGPMQRMTPPRGMVPLGPQNYGSGMRPPLNALVGPGMPGMNMGPGVGRPWPNPSNANSTPYSSASPGSYVGPPGGGGPPGTPIMPSPADSTNSGDNMYTLINTAPSSGGRTNFPMGAGGEGPLSGMAGMESHHINGSLGSGDMDSLPKNSPGNLSMSNQPGTPREEGEMGGNFLNPFQSESYSPNMTMSV